A window of the Cellvibrio sp. pealriver genome harbors these coding sequences:
- a CDS encoding DUF368 domain-containing protein has protein sequence MHQSDRTIKDYLLVLLKGLCMGAADVVPGVSGGTIAFITGIYDEWLNSLKRCTPAVLLMLKREGIAKTWRYINGNFLLALFGGILISLKTFAAVVLIAMDAYPILVWAFFSGLVAASIYHLAREQRGWRITEAFGLLFGIAFILAISFMAPAQLPGHGWILFLGGFVAICAMILPGISGSFILLLVGLYPVFLQAIHNLEIGKLIWFGAGCICGLIVFSRFLLWLLNSYHNQTLSVLIGFLVGSLYVTWPWKNALLTTTDSHGRTVVLQQENLSPFNFMAVTGNEPQLGLAILWAFIGVALVLGVEFVALWIKRRNQVPA, from the coding sequence GGCGGAACCATTGCATTTATTACCGGTATCTACGATGAGTGGCTCAACTCCCTCAAGCGTTGCACACCGGCGGTGTTATTGATGTTGAAGCGCGAGGGTATCGCCAAGACCTGGCGTTACATCAACGGTAATTTTCTGTTGGCGCTGTTCGGCGGCATTCTTATCAGTCTGAAAACCTTTGCTGCAGTTGTGTTGATCGCGATGGATGCGTATCCCATTTTGGTATGGGCATTTTTCTCGGGCTTGGTTGCTGCCTCGATCTACCATCTCGCGCGCGAGCAGCGCGGTTGGCGCATAACCGAGGCGTTTGGCCTGTTGTTTGGCATCGCCTTTATTCTGGCGATTTCGTTTATGGCTCCCGCGCAGTTGCCGGGTCATGGTTGGATTTTATTCCTGGGTGGTTTTGTGGCGATCTGCGCCATGATCCTGCCGGGGATTTCAGGCAGTTTTATTTTATTGCTGGTGGGCTTATACCCGGTCTTTTTGCAGGCGATCCATAATCTGGAAATTGGCAAACTCATCTGGTTTGGCGCAGGGTGTATCTGTGGCTTGATTGTGTTTTCGCGCTTCTTGCTGTGGTTGTTGAATAGTTATCACAACCAGACATTGTCGGTGCTGATCGGCTTTTTGGTTGGCTCTCTTTATGTGACCTGGCCTTGGAAAAACGCGCTGCTCACTACCACTGACAGCCATGGCAGAACGGTAGTGTTGCAACAGGAAAACCTGAGCCCGTTTAATTTCATGGCGGTTACCGGTAACGAACCCCAGCTCGGCTTGGCCATACTCTGGGCATTTATCGGTGTTGCCTTGGTGCTGGGCGTGGAATTTGTGGCGCTGTGGATCAAGCGCCGCAATCAGGTGCCCGCATAA